The Streptococcus sp. oral taxon 431 nucleotide sequence ATTAACCAATAAAAATGATAATAAAAATAACATAGCAGCCCGTCTAACAACTTACTACTTTTCATATGATAATTTACAAATGACTTTTCAGCCACTCGATCTTTTTAAAATCCTTATTGTTATTGTGATCATTTCGATAGGAGTCTTTAGAAGAAGCTTTGTAAATACTTAGATACTGCTCCAGACTTGGAAGACGAAAAGTGATGCCTTCAATGTGAATAAGCTCTATATCCGATTCCGAAACTCCTGCAAAATCAGGTAAGGAATCGATACTTCCAAATTCAACACTCACTCGATCCTTTTTGAATTCATGCTCATGAATATCTATTAAGACGTAGCCTAAGTCTTTCATCACTTTCATTATCTTGTCCCATTCATAAATTCTGAGATGATCAGGCGCTTCCCAACCTCTAGGGTCACCAGGCACATGAATGTCAATGTCAGACGGCCCCCAATTTTCTTTCGTTCTAAACTCCAATCCCAAAGACCCCATCAGTGTCGGTGTAATTCCGACTCGATTTAAATGGAAACAAATGGTTTTAAATTCTTCAAATAAGAGACTCATGTTTACTCTAAACCTTTCATATAAATGTTCGTTATTTCTACTTTATTACCTTGAACAAAATCATTTTCTAGAGTATATCCAGTTATTTTAGATACAAATTCTTTTCCTTCTTTTAAGGACCCAAATGCGACTAGATCTTTAAAAGAAGGATTTTGATATAATAATAACATATACATCTCTAGTCCTTCTGATTTTTGAACGATTATCCACGTTTCACTAACAAACTTACACACTCGACGTGGTGCGTTTGCGGGAAAAGATCAACTGGCTGGACTTTCTTCAATTCATAGCCTAGCTCTTGATAGAGTTTGATATCTCGAGCCATGGTTGCTACATTACAAGAGATATAGGCGATGCGATCAGCTCCTGTTTGTGCACTTGCTTTGATGAAGCTTTCGGTCAAGCCCTTCCGTGGTGGGTCAACCAAGATAACGGTTGGTTGGATACCTTCCTTGAGCCAATTCTTCATGGCATTTTCAGCAGTATCACAGACATAGTGGGCATTGGTGATACTGTTTAAGGCAGCATTCTTCTTGCTATTCTCTACTGCTTCTGGTATAACCTCTACACCATAAACTTCCTTGACATGCTTAGCGACGGATAATCCAATAGTTCCAATTCCTGAATAGGCGTCAATAACCACATCATCTACGCTTATCTCTGCAAAGTCAATGGCTGTCTGATAGAGCTTCTCTGCCATTTCTGTATTGACCTGGTAAAAGGCTGGTCCAGAGATTTGGAAATCATTGCCCAACATTTGGTCAGTAATGTAATCTCGACCATAAAGCGTACGCCATTCTTTCCCGAAAATCGCATTGGTATTCTGGTCATTGATATTCTGCATAACAGACACAATTTCTGGAAATTGCTTGATCAGTTGTTCAATCACCTGTTCTACTCTGAAAACTTTAGGACGAGTTGTTACCAAAATGACCATTATTTGTCCTGAATGATGACCACGACGGACTACAAGATTGCGAATCAAACCAGATTGTTCTTTTTCATCATAAGGCTTCAAATCATAGTGGCGAAGCAAATCTCGTAAAGCCACAATAACCTGGTCAATAACTGGATCCTGAATGTAAAAATCCTCCAGTGGCATAAGGTCATGAGAATTCTTACGGAAGAAACCAGTCTCCAGAACACCATTAACGCGACGAACAGGAACCTGAGCCTTGTTGCGATACTTGATAGGATTTTCCATACCAAGAGTATCAGCAACCTCTACATCCCTGATTCCTGCAATTTTATAGAGGCTATCTTTTACTTGCTTGGTTTTGAACTTGAGTTGTTCTGGATAAGCTAGATGTCCCAAGTCGGCGATCCCTGAACGCAGGTAAGCCAAATCTAAATCTTGGTTGCGATGTGGTGATTGCGTAAGGTATTCCTCGACTTTACCAAAGCCAATCTTCTTGTTGACTTTAAGGACACGCATAAGGATTTTCTCAGTCGGTAATACATTTTCTACAAAAAAGACCAAGCCATCGACCTTGGCAACACCTGCTCCTTCATGGGTCAAATCGACAATCTCAACTTCTACAATATCATTTTTCTTTAACATATTTTTCACTTTCTATGTGCCGAAAAAAAGACGGCAACTGTTCTGTTACCATCTATTATACCATGAATTAACCTAAGCACCAAAACTCTTGAAAAAGTTTACAATTGCTTGCCAAATAGCACTAAGAATATTGCCCCCATCCTCAAATGCTTTATTAGCATCAAAGTTAAGGTCAATATTGCTGAAACTATCACCTGCTTGTGCAACGATACTTTGTTTCAAATCTTTTAGGGTCTTTGTGAAGTCTTCGTTATTCAGAATATCACTCTTTGAAAGATTAAAGGCAAAGTTGATGATGATATTGATCTGATTTCCTGTTATAACCTGATCTAGCTTATAATTTTTCAATGTATCTTCTACAATCTTACGAACATCATCTTCAGTAAGCTCACCCTTGGACTCTTTAGCCTTAGCGATAGCAGATTTGATATCGGCAAGGGCTACATTGAGTTTATTAGCATCATAGCCTGATTTGTCCTTGTTTTCATCGTTAATGTCTGACAAGGCTTTTAGCTCTTCCTGAGCTAGGTCTTTATTTTCTTGAGGAAGTTGAACACCATTAGCTTCTAATGAATAGTAAATACCTGCTAGGGCACTTTCACCTGTTACAGGGATTGGAGCAGCTACGGTTATACGAGCATGTTCCACACCCAAGGTAACGGCCGCATTACGGTACATGTCTTGGGTCACTTTAGTGATATTTTCAGGGGTTTCAATCTTCACTTCAAGTGGAGATTTTTCACCTAATTTTTGAATTTTGGCAGACGAATAGAGCTGGAGACTAGAGTCATTGGCGACGTTCATAATCTTTGAGTAGACATCTGGCGTCATAGTCTTCAGTTCTTTGGTATCTGTAGAGGCATTATAGCCGAGTTTTTTTAATGTTTGATTTTTTTGATCTTCAGTAAGAGAAGAACCCAAGACGTACTCAGGTTGAACATAAGTTTCATCAATTACTTTTTGAACATCAGTGGCTGCTTGAGCGCTTTGCAAAGTTGCAACTGCTAAAAGAACTGCAGCACTAGTCAGAAAGAATTTCTTTCGCATGAGACTTTCCTCCTTTTCCTATCTAGGATAGTCGATTAGCCTTAAAGAAAGCTTATAAAAGCACCTAGAATTTTCTAAGTGCTTAAAATAGATTAAAAAATTTAATAATGTAGAGATTTAGTTGAACCTGTCTAGAGTAATAATAGTTCCCTCCATCTACATAAAGTTCTCCACCTTGAAAGATGGAAATTGGATTGATGTAGCGATAGGTTTTTCCAGTTGTATTTCCTAAAGTTGGCGCAACGGTATCTCTTGAGTATTTCTTGGCTAGTGCAAGGGTATTTTCTTTCCCATTTTGGGCGATAAAATCAATATAAGCTGGACCAAAGTTATAGGCTTGTACAGCAGTCCAAACATCTACCCCCTTTTCTTGTGCTAAATAAAGATTTTCAGTCAATGTTTGAATTCCCTGACGAATACTACTCCTATTGTCAGAGATTGTATTTGTAGTTCCGCTAGCAGACTCACTAGACTGCATCACGTCGCTTTCTTTACCTTTGGTTTCGGTATAAATCATGGCCAGGACTAGTTCTTCATTTGCTGGCGTATCTTGCTCACTTAAAACCTCTCGTACCAAGGATTGATAGGTCATGACCTGCTTCACATCCCGATACATATGAAAAAGTTTATAACCAGTAAATAAGATAAGAACAAGCACCAAGACCCTTCTTATAAATTTAAACATTATTTGCTTTGTATATCCTCGATGTTTTTGATTAAGATAGAGTAGGTCCCATTTTCATTTTGGATAAATTCGACCGACTCAGCATCTTGGTAAATATTATTGGGTACAATTAATTCAATCCCATTTGACAGAGAAAGTTTTTGGTTTTCAAATTTCTTTAATTGGCGACTAGCATCGATTTCATCAAACTGAACTGGCTCTGGTACTGCTTCCTTGACTTGATCAATAAAGCTAAGACGTGCAGTGAGATTGTTGTCAAAAAGGTCATTTGCCAATTTTTCAGGAGACAATTCATTGCTTTCTTCAAGGTTGTTGAAAATAGCAGACTTAACCTTGGATTGAAACTGAAAATCATCTGTATTAAATGTTTCAGCAATTCTCTGAGCTGTTTTTTCAAGTTCCTTGATTGACTTCTTAGGTGAAATTTTTGGCTGAGCCTGTATCAGATTCTCAGAAAAATAGTTCAAAAAAGTCCCGTTATACTTGATTCGTTTCTCAATCAGGTGATATTTTCGGCTTTGAAGATTGAGCACCAAGGCCTCGTCAGCCCCTGTACCAAATCCAGGCAGGTTATTCTGAGTCAGCTTGATTGGATTATCAACTTCTCCTCCAAGATGAGTCAAGGTCTCACGCAGGGCAATGCGTAGGAAGGCAAAATGCTCTACTCCTTCTTTGGAAAATTGCACAAAAATCAAGTCATTGGTCTTGAGATTTTCAGAAATGCTGAATTCCTCTTTCCAGAGATTTGCCAGTGTCACCGACGTCTCCAATAAATCATCTGTGATTTGATTGAAGAAGGGATTTTCTTCTTCGAAAATCCCAGTCTTGGCTTCATCTGAATACACACGTTCGATTTTCTTGCGTAGGTATTCCTCGATTTTTGGAGTGATATTGAGAAATTTATCCGCTAGAAACAACTCTGTGTCATCAGGGCTGAACTGATGGATAATAGCTTTCTTAATATAAATGTCCATAAAAATTTTAGTCCTCGTATAATGGGAAGGCATCTGTCAAGACTTTGACTTCGCTTCTTACTTCATCTAAAATAGCTTCATTTTCTGCATTTTTAAGGGCTTTAATGATAAGCTCAGCCACTTTACGACTTTCTTCTTCACCAAAACCACGTGCAGTTGTTGCTGCTGCCCCGATACGAATACCACTTGTCTTAAATGGTGACAAAGTTTCGTATGGAATTGAGTTTTTATTTAGAGTAATATTGACCTCATCTAGCAAGTTTTGAGCGACTTTTCCATTTTCTACAACCTTAGTTACATCAACTAGAAAGAGGTGATTTTCAGTACCACCAGAGATAATACGGAAATCAGGGTCTTGTAAGAAGACTTCTGCCATAGCCTTGCTGTTCTTAATAACATTTGCTGCATATTCCTTGAAGGCTGGGTCCAATACCTCTTTGAAGGCAACAGCCTTAGCAGCAACAACGTGCTCTAATGGCCCACCTTGGATACCTGGGAAAATAGCTGAATTAATCTTCTTAGCAAGGTCTTCGTCATTAGTCAAAATCAAACCACCACGTGGTCCACGAAGGGTTTTGTGGGTCGTTGTTGTTGTAATATGTGCATAAGGGACTGGACTTGGATGAAGACCTGCAGCAACCAAACCAGCAATGTGCGCCATATCGACCATGAGTTTAGCACCAACAGCATCAGCAATTTCACGGAATTTTGAAAAATCAATAATTTGAGAATAAGCTGAAGCCCCTGCTACGATTAGTTTGGGTTTCACTTCTTGAGCTTGTTTCAAGATGGCGTCAAAGTCTAAAAGTTCGGTCTCAGGATCAACACTATAAGAAACAAAGTTGTAGGTTTGACCAGAGAAGCTTACAGGAGCTCCGTGGGTCAAGTGCCCACCTGCTGCCAAATCCATCCCCATGACCGTATCACCTGGCTCAATCAAAGCCATGTAAGCCGCACAGTTGGCTTGACTTCCTGAGTGAGGTTGGACATTGGCAAACTTGGCACCAAAGATTTCTTTTGCACGTTCAATAGCTAGACTTTCAACGACATCTACTACATCAGTACCACCGTAATAACGACGTCCTGGGTAACCTTCGGCGTATTTATTAGTCAAGATAGACCCTTGAGCCGCCATAACAGCCTTAGAAACAACATTTTCAGACGCAATTAACTCAATATTGTTTTGTTGACGTTCCTCTTCTTTGGCAATGGCATTCCAAAGATCTGCATCATAAGCTTTAAAATCATCTTTGTCAAAAATCATAGGTCTTCTCCTTTATAGTGTGACTGGTCCTTTAGTTTAAGAAAATATACTAAAAGATGCGAATAAACCGTTTCTGCACTTTATCACAAGTATAACCAACTTTTTCGTAAAATGCATGGGCACCCAGACGATGGTCTGCAGAATTTAAGCGAATAAAGTTATAGCCTCGTTTTTTTGCTTCTTGTTCCAATCCTTGGAGCAAAGTTTTTCCGATACCCTGACCCTGTGTTTGAGGCAAAACAGCTAAAGCTAGGATATTAAAACCTGGTTTTGAATAAAGGGATTCATAAACCTCGGCATGAACATAACCAAGTAAGTCATGGCTGGTCGAATCCTCGAAACCCAGTAGGTAGTGATGAGAGTCCTGAGATAACTTAGCTAGTTGACTAGCCGTTTCCTCTAAACTAAACGAATAACCTAAAGCTTCTTTGTTAATCTCACAAATAGCTGCAACATCAGTTGTTTTCAAATCACGTAGCATATTATACCTCCTCAAAAGGAATTGTTGGTATCTTGGCAAGGATATCCTCTCGAGTAATCGCTCCTTGACGTAGAATCTTTACCTTGTCACCAGATAAGTCTAAAATAGTCGAATCCTGACCTGTTAAAAATACATCGTCTTCAAGTCCCAAGACCTCTTGGTCAAAATCATGAAGAATCTTGTGAAAATTTACTCCACTTGATTGACCTGAGATATTGGCGGAAGGTCCGATTAAGGGACCAAATTTACGAATCAACTCCAGAGTTACTGGATGACTCGGCATGCGAAATCCAACAGTCGTCAAATCTGAATTGACCCAGTAAGGAACCTTGTCATTAGCTTCTAAGATAATGGTCAAAGGGCCTGGCAAAAAACTTTCAACCAGTTTATTGAGATAAAGTGGCTGATTCTTAGAAAAGTTCAAGATATCGTCTAGACTAGCGACATTCAGATTAAGCGCCTTATCTCTTGGACGACATTTAAGCTGATAAACATGGTCAACAGCCTTTTCATCCAATGCTTTTGCAAAAAGTCCATAAACTGTCTCCGTTGGCAAAACAACAGCTTCACCTTTTTCCAACTCGTGTTTAATTTTCTCCATCATCAATGACAACCATCCTATCTTGGCCAAATTGGTCTTTCAGAGTTCGAACTCGCTTCTCAGGAAAATTTTCCTTGAAAAGAGCTGGAACGCTTTGTCCTTGTTTGTAGCCAATTTCAAGATAAATCTTACCACCATCATTTAGATAGTCCTTTGATTCTTCCGCGATTCTGCGATAGATCGCTAGACCATCCTCATCTGCAAAGAGGGCTACATGTGGCTCTGAATGGAGAACATTCAAACCTACTTCTGCCTCATCTACTCGAGATATGTAAGGTGGATTGGATACAATTATATCATATTTTGAAGAAATTTCGGAGAAACAGTTAGATTTAATAAAGAATAATGTTAGACCTTGATTATTAGCGTTTTCCAGCGCCAAATCCAAAGCATCCTGAGAAATATCAGCTGCCGTGATAGTCCAATCTGGTCTATTTTTAGTTAAAGCAAGAGCGATAGCACCACTCCCAGTTCCAATATCCAGAACTTTGAGATTATCCTTCGGATTCTCAGCCAGGATGAGCTCCACCAACTCTTCTGTCTCTGGACGGGGAATCAAGACCCGCTCATCTACTTTTAACTGCATCCCAAAGAATTCAGCATAGCCGATAATGTACTGGGCAGGTATATGATTTGCTAGTTTCGTGTAAATTTCCTCTACAAACTGTCTTTCTTCCTCTGTTACTTCTTGCTGAAGAGCAAAGACAAAGTCTGTAAAAGATAGTTTTTTCAGGCTACGATAGACAAAGGAGAGGCTTTCTGCTTCCTCTCCTTGTGCTATCAACTTTTCCTCAAAATCTTTAAACATTTGAGCTAGTTTCATTATTTGTTTAATTCTTCCAATTTTTGTGTTTGATCATAAAGAACCAAGGCATCCACAACTTCATCTAGTTTACCAGACAAGATAGTATCGAGTTTTTGAAGAGTCAAGCCGATACGGTGGTCTGTTACACGGTTTTGCGGGAAGTTATAAGTACGGATACGTTCTGAACGGTCACCTGTACCGATTGTAGACTTACGCTCAGCGTCTTGCTCATCTTGGGCAATTTGAGCAAAGTGGTCAGCAACACGCGCACGGATGATCTTCATAGCTTTTTCACGGTTTTTCTGCTGGGTACGTTCTTCCTGCATTTCAACCTTGATATTGGTTGGCAAGTGAACGATACGAACAGCAGTCGCAACCTTGTTGACGTTCTGTCCACCAGCACCAGAAGCGTGGTAGATATCCACACGAAGGTCTTTTGGATCAATATCGTACTCTACTTCTTCCACTTCAGGCATAACGAGAACTGTCGCTGTAGAGGTATGAACACGCCCTTGGCTTTCTGTCACAGGGACACGTTGAACACGATGGGCACCAGACTCATACTTAAGCTTAGAGTATACAGACTGACCTGATACCATAGCAACCACTTCCTTGAAACCACCAACACCATTCATTGAAGCCTCCATGACTTCAAAGCGCCAGCCTTGGGCTTCAGCATATTTTTGGTACATGGTTAGCAAATCTCCAGCGAAAAGTGCTGCTTCGTCTCCACCAGCAGCGCCACGGATTTCAAGGATGATATTCTTGTCATCGTTTGGATCTTTAGGAAGGAGCAAGATTTTCAGTTTTTCTTCGTACTCTTCTTTTTCAGCCTTAGCATCTTTCAATTCTTGTTTGGCCATTTCTTCCAAGTCCGCATCTCCGCCTGATTCTTTAATCATCTCTTCGGCATCGATAATGTTTTGAAGGACTTGTTTGTATTCGCGGTAGGCAGTTACGGTATCACGAGTAGAAGCTTCCTCTTTTGAAAGCTCCATGAAACGCTTGGTATCAGAGACCACATCAGGGTCGCTCAGCAATTCTCCCAACTCTTCATAACGGTCTTCTACAGTTTGTAGTTGATCATAGATGTTCATTTTTTCTCCTTAATTTTCAATTGTTAAATCGTATATGGCTACTACTTCGTTCTCAAATATTTCCCCAGTTTCTTTAAATCCATAACTGAGATAACAAGATCTTGCATGTTCATTTTCTGGTTCATAAGACAACCAAAGTTTATTGGATAAAACTGCTGGCGCTGTCCGAACATAGTCTAGCACCTTATCCATAATTGGTTTAAAATATCCTTGATCTTGAAAATGCTTGTCAATCATGAAACGAAGTAGTAAATAATTTCCATTACTAATTCCGATTTTTTTATCATAAGCTAACATCACAAAACCTATGATTGCATCATTATCGTAAACTGCCAATGGAGCTACAAAATCTCCATTTTTTGTGTAGACATATGCTTCAGCTAAACTAATTGCGTTGCTAGCAATAAATTGTTTTTGATATTCCTTAACATCTAAATGCAGAACATCAAAATAATTTTCCATTGTAACATCTCTTAGTTCAATTGTCATAGTCTTGTTCCTTTTTAGATGTTATCAGTGGGGCAAAATAATGTTTACGGCAAACCGAAATATAGGTTTCATTGCCACCTATCTGGATCTGCTCACCATCATAGACTGGCAGACCATTCTGCGTACGCAACACCATGGTCGCTTTTTTCTTGCAATACTGGCAAATGGTCTTGATTTCGTCAATCTTATCTGCTAAGAGCAGAAGATATTTTGAACCTTCGAATAGTTCGTTGCGAAAATCATTTTTTAAACCAAATGCCATGACAGGTATGTCTAACTCATCGACAACACGAGCTAGGTCGTAAACATGGTGACGCTTTAAAAATTGGGCTTCATCGACAAGTACACAGTAAGGCATTTCAGGTAAATCTCGGATAAATCCAAAGATATCCGTTGTTTCCTCAATAGCAACTGCTGGTCTTTTCATCCCAATTCGACTTGAAACATAGCCAACACCGTCACGCGTATCCAGAGCCGAAGTCATTATCACAACTCCCTTTCCTTGCTCCTCATAGTTATAGGCTACCTTGAGAATCTCAATCGTTTTTCCTGAGTTCATAGTCCCATAACGATAATACAACTGTGCCATGCTTCTATTTCACGTCCATTTCTAAATTTTTGCTACATTCTAGTATACCATAGTATACCATATTTTCTCAAAGCTTTAAACGGCAAATTGTGGTAAAATAGAAGAAATCAAATAACTAGTGGAGGACGTAATTATGCCATTTGTACGCATCGATTTATTTGAAGGACGCACGTTAGAGCAAAAGAAAGCCCTAGCCAAGGAAGTTACGGAAGCTGTTGTTCGCAACACTGGTGCACCTCAATCTGCTGTTCATGTCATTATCAACGATATGCCTGAAGGAACCTATTTCCCACAAGGTGAAATGCGCACTAAGTAAAGCTTAAGCAATCTGCTTAGGCTTTTCTTTATAAGTAACATTCATTGAAGAAAATACTAAAATTTGTTACAATTTGAAGAGATATTAGTCTATACAAACAAATAAACTATAAAGGAATTAAAATGATTACACGGGAATTTGATACCATTGCAGCCATCTCGACACCGCTTGGTGAAGGTGCTATTGGGATAGTCCGCCTAAGCGGAACGGATAGTTTTGCCATTGCGCAGAAAATCTTTAAAGGCAAAGACTTAAGCAAGATTGCCAGTCACACGCTAAACTACGGACACATCGTTGATCCACAGACAGGCAAGGTTATGGATGAGGTTATGGTGGGAGCTATGAAGTCTCCAAAGACCTTCACTCGTGAAGATATTATCGAGATTAACACCCATGGTGGGATTGCCGTAACCAATGAAATCCTGCAATTGGCTATCCGTGAAGGGGCACGCATGGCAGAACCTGGAGAATTTACCAAGCGTGCCTTCCTCAACGGTCGTGTGGACTTGACTCAGGCTGAAGCTGTTATGGATATCATACGCGCCAAGACTGATAAGGCTATGAATATAGCGGTCAAACAATTAGACGGTTCTCTATCTGACTTGATTAATAATACTCGTCAGGAAATCCTCAATACACTAGCACAAGTAGAGGTTAATATCGACTATCCTGAGTATGACGATGTGGAAGAAGCCACTACTGCTGTTGTCCGTGAAAAAACTATGGAGTTTGAACAACTCTTAACCAATCTCTTAAAAACGGCACGTCGTGGGAAGATTCTCCGCGAAGGAATTTCAACGGCTATCATTGGACGCCCTAACGTTGGGAAGTCTAGTCTCCTCAACAACCTCCTGCGTGAAGATAAGGCCATTGTAACTGACATCGCTGGTACTACTAGAGATGTCATCGAAGAATACGTCAACATCAACGGTGTTCCACTGAAGTTGATTGATACTGCTGGTATTCGTGAAACAGATGATGTCGTCGAACAAATCGGTGTCGAGCGCTCCAAGAAAGCCCTCAAGGAAGCTGACTTGGTTCTACTGGTTCTAAATGCTAGTGAACCACTAACTGCCCAAGACCGACAACTTCTTGAAATCAGCCAAGATACCAACCGTATCATCCTACTTAACAAAACTGACCTGCCTGAAGCGATTGAAACTTCGGAACTACCTGAAGACGTTATTCGTATTTCAGTCCTTAAAAACCAAAACATCGATAAGATTGAAGAACGGATTAACAACCTTTTCTTTGAAAACGCAGGCTTGGTCGAACAAGATGCTACCTATCTATCCAACGCCCGTCATATTTCATTAATTGAAAAGGCAGTTGAAAGCCTGCAAGCTGTTAACGAAGGTCTTGAATTGGGCATGCCAGTCGACCTGCTTCAAGTTGATTTGACACGTACTTGGGAAATACTCGGAGAAATCACTGGTGATGCTGCTCCAGATGAACTCATTACACAGTTGTTCAGCCAATTTTGTCTGGGTAAATAACATAAAAACTAGGTCAAAAAAATGCTAGTCACCTAAAAAGAGGTTGGGACAAAAAGATCCCGACCTCACTTTTTATTATCAATCATAATTTGACGCGGTAGCTGATTGAACTTTTTGTTCGTCTTTTAGACTCAAAAAAGCTCCTAATCATCCTCGCGAGGCTGGGACTACGAAATTAAGACTTTGTCTATCGATTTCTGTCCCACCGCCTTTTCTTTCACCTTCTAAGTTATAACCTACCTTAGCAGAAATATGAAACAAACCTTATACTCAATGAAAATCAAAGAGCAAACTAGGAAACTAGCCGCAGGCTGTA carries:
- a CDS encoding GNAT family N-acetyltransferase; this encodes MTIELRDVTMENYFDVLHLDVKEYQKQFIASNAISLAEAYVYTKNGDFVAPLAVYDNDAIIGFVMLAYDKKIGISNGNYLLLRFMIDKHFQDQGYFKPIMDKVLDYVRTAPAVLSNKLWLSYEPENEHARSCYLSYGFKETGEIFENEVVAIYDLTIEN
- a CDS encoding L-threonylcarbamoyladenylate synthase, with the protein product MMEKIKHELEKGEAVVLPTETVYGLFAKALDEKAVDHVYQLKCRPRDKALNLNVASLDDILNFSKNQPLYLNKLVESFLPGPLTIILEANDKVPYWVNSDLTTVGFRMPSHPVTLELIRKFGPLIGPSANISGQSSGVNFHKILHDFDQEVLGLEDDVFLTGQDSTILDLSGDKVKILRQGAITREDILAKIPTIPFEEV
- the glyA gene encoding serine hydroxymethyltransferase, which encodes MIFDKDDFKAYDADLWNAIAKEEERQQNNIELIASENVVSKAVMAAQGSILTNKYAEGYPGRRYYGGTDVVDVVESLAIERAKEIFGAKFANVQPHSGSQANCAAYMALIEPGDTVMGMDLAAGGHLTHGAPVSFSGQTYNFVSYSVDPETELLDFDAILKQAQEVKPKLIVAGASAYSQIIDFSKFREIADAVGAKLMVDMAHIAGLVAAGLHPSPVPYAHITTTTTHKTLRGPRGGLILTNDEDLAKKINSAIFPGIQGGPLEHVVAAKAVAFKEVLDPAFKEYAANVIKNSKAMAEVFLQDPDFRIISGGTENHLFLVDVTKVVENGKVAQNLLDEVNITLNKNSIPYETLSPFKTSGIRIGAAATTARGFGEEESRKVAELIIKALKNAENEAILDEVRSEVKVLTDAFPLYED
- a CDS encoding nucleoid-associated protein; this encodes MDIYIKKAIIHQFSPDDTELFLADKFLNITPKIEEYLRKKIERVYSDEAKTGIFEEENPFFNQITDDLLETSVTLANLWKEEFSISENLKTNDLIFVQFSKEGVEHFAFLRIALRETLTHLGGEVDNPIKLTQNNLPGFGTGADEALVLNLQSRKYHLIEKRIKYNGTFLNYFSENLIQAQPKISPKKSIKELEKTAQRIAETFNTDDFQFQSKVKSAIFNNLEESNELSPEKLANDLFDNNLTARLSFIDQVKEAVPEPVQFDEIDASRQLKKFENQKLSLSNGIELIVPNNIYQDAESVEFIQNENGTYSILIKNIEDIQSK
- a CDS encoding GNAT family N-acetyltransferase, with translation MLRDLKTTDVAAICEINKEALGYSFSLEETASQLAKLSQDSHHYLLGFEDSTSHDLLGYVHAEVYESLYSKPGFNILALAVLPQTQGQGIGKTLLQGLEQEAKKRGYNFIRLNSADHRLGAHAFYEKVGYTCDKVQKRFIRIF
- the rlmD gene encoding 23S rRNA (uracil(1939)-C(5))-methyltransferase RlmD, with the translated sequence MLKKNDIVEVEIVDLTHEGAGVAKVDGLVFFVENVLPTEKILMRVLKVNKKIGFGKVEEYLTQSPHRNQDLDLAYLRSGIADLGHLAYPEQLKFKTKQVKDSLYKIAGIRDVEVADTLGMENPIKYRNKAQVPVRRVNGVLETGFFRKNSHDLMPLEDFYIQDPVIDQVIVALRDLLRHYDLKPYDEKEQSGLIRNLVVRRGHHSGQIMVILVTTRPKVFRVEQVIEQLIKQFPEIVSVMQNINDQNTNAIFGKEWRTLYGRDYITDQMLGNDFQISGPAFYQVNTEMAEKLYQTAIDFAEISVDDVVIDAYSGIGTIGLSVAKHVKEVYGVEVIPEAVENSKKNAALNSITNAHYVCDTAENAMKNWLKEGIQPTVILVDPPRKGLTESFIKASAQTGADRIAYISCNVATMARDIKLYQELGYELKKVQPVDLFPQTHHVECVSLLVKRG
- a CDS encoding DUF1002 domain-containing protein encodes the protein MRKKFFLTSAAVLLAVATLQSAQAATDVQKVIDETYVQPEYVLGSSLTEDQKNQTLKKLGYNASTDTKELKTMTPDVYSKIMNVANDSSLQLYSSAKIQKLGEKSPLEVKIETPENITKVTQDMYRNAAVTLGVEHARITVAAPIPVTGESALAGIYYSLEANGVQLPQENKDLAQEELKALSDINDENKDKSGYDANKLNVALADIKSAIAKAKESKGELTEDDVRKIVEDTLKNYKLDQVITGNQINIIINFAFNLSKSDILNNEDFTKTLKDLKQSIVAQAGDSFSNIDLNFDANKAFEDGGNILSAIWQAIVNFFKSFGA
- a CDS encoding lysozyme family protein; its protein translation is MFKFIRRVLVLVLILFTGYKLFHMYRDVKQVMTYQSLVREVLSEQDTPANEELVLAMIYTETKGKESDVMQSSESASGTTNTISDNRSSIRQGIQTLTENLYLAQEKGVDVWTAVQAYNFGPAYIDFIAQNGKENTLALAKKYSRDTVAPTLGNTTGKTYRYINPISIFQGGELYVDGGNYYYSRQVQLNLYIIKFFNLF
- the prfA gene encoding peptide chain release factor 1, whose translation is MNIYDQLQTVEDRYEELGELLSDPDVVSDTKRFMELSKEEASTRDTVTAYREYKQVLQNIIDAEEMIKESGGDADLEEMAKQELKDAKAEKEEYEEKLKILLLPKDPNDDKNIILEIRGAAGGDEAALFAGDLLTMYQKYAEAQGWRFEVMEASMNGVGGFKEVVAMVSGQSVYSKLKYESGAHRVQRVPVTESQGRVHTSTATVLVMPEVEEVEYDIDPKDLRVDIYHASGAGGQNVNKVATAVRIVHLPTNIKVEMQEERTQQKNREKAMKIIRARVADHFAQIAQDEQDAERKSTIGTGDRSERIRTYNFPQNRVTDHRIGLTLQKLDTILSGKLDEVVDALVLYDQTQKLEELNK
- the prmC gene encoding peptide chain release factor N(5)-glutamine methyltransferase, with the protein product MKLAQMFKDFEEKLIAQGEEAESLSFVYRSLKKLSFTDFVFALQQEVTEEERQFVEEIYTKLANHIPAQYIIGYAEFFGMQLKVDERVLIPRPETEELVELILAENPKDNLKVLDIGTGSGAIALALTKNRPDWTITAADISQDALDLALENANNQGLTLFFIKSNCFSEISSKYDIIVSNPPYISRVDEAEVGLNVLHSEPHVALFADEDGLAIYRRIAEESKDYLNDGGKIYLEIGYKQGQSVPALFKENFPEKRVRTLKDQFGQDRMVVIDDGEN